ATTTATATTAACCATACAAAATCCTATTATTTTCATACTTTATATTAAGTAAAGAGAAAAGGGGGGAAAGATGTATGGGTTATAGTAATGATCAATTAGCTATCCTTTTTGCTGAATTAAAAGCAGAGCTTAAAGCCGTTCAGAAATTGAAAGCGGAACTAGAAGCTAAGTTATCAGCAAGAGCAGAAGCTGACGTAGAAACAGAGGCTGAGCAAGAATCTGATAACAGAGTTAAAGTTGACATTAAAGTAAGAAACGGTAACTCTTCAATTGAAGATTAGTAGTAAATTAACCTATTAAGTTAGTCTATTATATTATACGAAAGTGAGGAATATTAAATGGGATATAGTAATGATCAAATTGCTGCACTTTTTGCTGAGTTGGAGGCTGAGCTAAAAGCAATTCAAAAGGTTAGAGTTGAGCTAGAAGCTGAATTAGAAGCAAAAGCAGAAGCTAAAGTGGAAACAGAAGCTGAGCAAGAGTCTGATAACAGAATTAAAGTTGATATCGACGTAAGAAATGGTAACGCTACTATTGAAGATTAATAGTTAATAGTTGAACTATGGGAGAACAAACCATTTGAGGTTTGTTCTCTCTGTATTTCTTTCGTTATATCTTTCATTTATTTTCAAAAGTTGTTGTACATATAATATAGCACGTTTAACTATTTTTTAGTTGAGTACGAATTTTTGATAGTTCTTCCTCAAGTTCAAGTAACTTACTCTCAAGCTTTTCGGTTGAGTGTCCTGTTGCTTCTAATTTCTCAATATCTCCCTGCACTCGTATATATTCCATTTTCAGTTCATCGATTATTTGTTGAATGTCTTGTGAACTCATGAAAAATCCCATCCTTTCTATTACAGTATAGCTAAATTCTATAAATGATACAAAAAGATACTTCTATCCTATTTATTAATTGGTAAAGGGCTTCTTTAAAGGTAAAAATCCTACAGATGTAATCGGATACAGATAAGTGGTATAATAAAATTAGTATTATATGTGAAAGTGGGATGTTGCTGATGAGTGGTTTAATGGGTGGACTAAATCGTGTGTTTGAATGGATTATGCGTTTGTCCGTTATTAATATACTTTGGATTTTGTTTAATCTACCAATTTGTTATTTACTTTTCTCTATACTTTTTGCTACAGATCAATCGTCTATGTTCTTGTTTTTATTAACTATTGCAGTGTTGGCACCTTTTATCTTTTTCCCTGCAACAACGGCAATGTTTGGTGTAGTTCGTAAATGGGTGATGGGTGATCTTGATGTACCATTACTAAAATCGTATTGGAAATATTATAAAGACAACTATCTGAGAAGCTTAACAGGAGGAATAATCTTAACCTTTATCTGGGTAGTATGGGGAGCGGATTTTTTCTTTTTTGCTAAGATGAATATTATTATAAGTTCGTTTTTTTTAGTAGGCTTTTTATTTTTGTTTTTAATGACAGTGTTTTTCTTCTCAAACACTGTGCATTCCGAGTTAAAGCTATTTACAAGTATTAAGAATTCATTCTTTCTCACCATGGTTTATCCATTAATTAATTTAATGGTTTTAGTATCTAGCGCAATTATTCTTTATATGAGCATTGGAGTTTTTACATTCCTTATCCCATTTTTCATGGGAACACTTATCGCGTATGTATCATTTGCTGCTTATTTTCATAAGCTTGAGAAAATACATGATAAGACTTCAGAAGCTCAAAAATAAACCAAAAGAAAGAGATCGTCACATGGACGATCTCTTTCTTTTGGTAGTCGTAGCGATTCAACGATGCATCCACCTATCAGGAAGCGTTTTCATAAATAACGCCTTTGAATTGAATTTTAAATTTTGCATAATTCTCTTGTTTTAATTGGTTTTTAACTTCTTTTAATTTTGCAACTGCCTCCGTCATACCTGATGCAGGAATTTTATATTCTCTTTTATCTTCTCCTAGGTCAATTAAAAAAACAAACTGTTTCATTTCTGTATTCTCCTTTGATGTTAATACTATTTATTTACAAGTATGTGAAATCGGTTTCAATTATATGTTTAATTTGTTGTATACGCTTTCGTTTTAAACGGTTTGAAAGGAAATGTCAACCTAATGAACCCTTTCTTTTGATCTACAAAAAAATTCTTCTTAATTTGTTCACATTTAAACCAAGAAGAATGAAATAAGTATTGTGTTCATTATTTTATGTATATAGCGAAGGCGATAATAATAGCGATACCTAGAAGAATATAAATCCATGATAAACGAGAAATATTCGATTTTGTATTCTCATCATAATCTTTATCACCTTTGCCTCCAATTAAAATCGTTCCTATTAAAGAGATAGCCCCAATAATAATCACTAGAAAGATGGCTATTTTCACTTTTTGTCCTCCTCGCCTCAATACGCTACTTTTTCTATCATACTATAAATTTTATTAAGACATGCTCTTTTTAACTTTTATATTGGCAAAGCCCTATTTTTATAAATATTAACTAAGGTCATCTAGTCATACCTTTCTTTGACATAAAGAAATGAGTGAATTTCACTTAGCTTGTTTAACTTATCTAAAACTGTGGAAGTGTATAAATATAGCGGGTAGTTTATATACAGCTTTGTAAACGGTTTATTATTGGTTGTATGTTTTACACAACGAGGTAATGAAATCTTTGTATTTGTGCTACATTGTGAAAATCCGCTGTTAAATCGTAAAATATTTGTAAAGAAACAAACTCTTACTTGCTTCTTAATGGAGGTGTTTATAGTGTCAGTTATTACAAGAGATCTATTTTTATATTTATCAAACAACAAAACGTTAAATCGTGCCGCTCAAAATTGGGGTACTAATATTGCCTCTGGAAAGATTGTTGGTGGAATGGATTTTCCAAGCTCCATTAAATTTATTAAAGAATTAAATAATGAAGGATTATCGGTTACAGTTGATCACTTAGGTGAGTTTGTTAGAAGTGAAACGGTAGCAAGAGAGCGTACAGAAGAATGTATTCAAACAATTGAAACCATTGTTGCTCAGCAGTTAGATTCTCATGTTTCATTAAAACTCACTTCACTAGGATTAGATATTTCTAAAGATCTAGTTTATGAGAATATGATGAAAATCATGGAATCCGCTGAAAAGAATAAAGTGATGGTAACAATTGATATGGAAGATGAACAACGTTGTCAAGATACACTATCAATCTTCAAAGATCTAAAAAAGGATTATCACTATATAAGTACTGTTATACAAGCATACTTGTACCGAACAGAGAAAGACTTAGATGATCTAAACAGTTATCAACCCTTTTTACGTCTTGTAAAGGGTGCATATAAAGAATCTCCAAAAGTAGCATTTCCTGAAAAAAAGGATGTTGATAATAATTACAAAAAAATCATCAAAAAACATCTATTAAATAGAAATTATGCAGGAA
This genomic stretch from Metabacillus sp. B2-18 harbors:
- a CDS encoding SE1832 family protein, coding for MSSQDIQQIIDELKMEYIRVQGDIEKLEATGHSTEKLESKLLELEEELSKIRTQLKNS
- a CDS encoding YesL family protein, which encodes MSGLMGGLNRVFEWIMRLSVINILWILFNLPICYLLFSILFATDQSSMFLFLLTIAVLAPFIFFPATTAMFGVVRKWVMGDLDVPLLKSYWKYYKDNYLRSLTGGIILTFIWVVWGADFFFFAKMNIIISSFFLVGFLFLFLMTVFFFSNTVHSELKLFTSIKNSFFLTMVYPLINLMVLVSSAIILYMSIGVFTFLIPFFMGTLIAYVSFAAYFHKLEKIHDKTSEAQK
- a CDS encoding proline dehydrogenase family protein, which gives rise to MSVITRDLFLYLSNNKTLNRAAQNWGTNIASGKIVGGMDFPSSIKFIKELNNEGLSVTVDHLGEFVRSETVARERTEECIQTIETIVAQQLDSHVSLKLTSLGLDISKDLVYENMMKIMESAEKNKVMVTIDMEDEQRCQDTLSIFKDLKKDYHYISTVIQAYLYRTEKDLDDLNSYQPFLRLVKGAYKESPKVAFPEKKDVDNNYKKIIKKHLLNRNYAGIATHDDAIIEYTKRLVDEYNIPKHTFEFQMLYGMRSTTQRELVKEGYKMRVYVPYGRDWYGYFMRRLAERPANIAFALKGMTKK